The following proteins come from a genomic window of Sebastes fasciatus isolate fSebFas1 chromosome 6, fSebFas1.pri, whole genome shotgun sequence:
- the LOC141769360 gene encoding uncharacterized protein LOC141769360 yields the protein MQSRCLLQVVFAISSFFLSKTQCDVMGSGGHSSCFRSSRADDGLTRVTFLREDAAGVRWLFLSLWSEDTRPLTCEVNTDPLVTETYRSLCDRRGAHGQEITQKRFNISALLAPDAPCGALVSSSGQRRTRRDDGTERKTRRKRAWIFPGTLWCGTGSKAAEYDQLGMFESADRCCREHDHCLHIIQALTVNYGVFNPNFFTVSHCDCDQRFRQCLLGVNDTISSMVGYSFFNILRVPCFELEQRRRCTQMYWWGTCRVTKKAPYAVFKKKLPYADVTSKYGDNTDSKESTSSERQHVNESFVINLHRESPKSERRCSSRDPPRGDTSYPRRKKGKGCKRHRKLYTAAPSQMPPMSRALTTTPSMKMGLLNASKSSTLMPNKKRAGKKKSTRKGLLAYTTQGSQVQPQETSKSTSTTQSTPTATTTVTKTTESRKKGPTQSRCCGFRTPLRGDTFQPRCKSCLEEKATPRVTTVTPSTTTYGLTIKVTTAGTLRLKKTTETPKQDTLKRLWSTTATPVTTKLMSAASIHEDDKPQKQMYSPLLQNNTSQEPMGGTTAQSTHAERGLKQNIVLNNMTDNQLLCGSLKHLDECKYKIHPLEKKYDLQNMDSKTAYHCDCTSRLAVQIESFKRPSILPKLLTDFVSQYCFKLPKEKKCRRRKSCSGGFTKASDLLQALKMIEEKDTAGVRNSGNDRRRGIPTRLYKRCLRLEKRS from the exons ATGCAAAGCAGGTGCCTACTACAAGTTGTTTTTGCCATATCATCGTTCTTTTTatccaaaacacaatgtgaTGTGATGGGGTCAGGTGGTCACTCCAGCTGCTTCAGGTCGAGTCGTGCGGATGACGGACTGACGCGCGTCACGTTCCTGCGAGAGGACGCAGCCGGTGTGCGCTGGTTGTTCCTCAGCCTGTGGTCCGAGGATACCCGACCGCTAACATGCGAGGTGAATACCGATCCACTCGTCACGGAAACATACCGCAGTCTTTGCGACAGAAGAGGCGCCCATGGTCAAGAAATCACCCAGAAGAGGTTTAATATCAGTGCTCTGCTGGCTCCGGATGCTCCCTGTGGCGCGCTCGTCTCCTCCAGCGGGCAAAGACGCACCAGAAGAGATGATGGCACAGAGAGGAAAACTCGGAGGAAACGCGCCTGGATATTCCCAGGGACGCTTTGGTGCGGCACTGGAAGCAAAGCTGCAGAATACGACCAGTTAG GGATGTTTGAGAGTGCAGACAGATGCTGCCGTGAGCACGACCACTGCCTGCACATCATCCAGGCTTTAACGGTGAATTATGGAGTCTTCAACCCCAACTTCTTCACTGTCTCACACTGTGACTGTGACCAAAG GTTTCGACAGTGCCTTCTCGGTGTGAATGATACCATTTCCAGCATGGTGGGCTACAGCTTTTTCAACATCCTGCGGGTTCCCTGCTTTGAGCTGGAACAGCGGAGGCGATGCACTCAGATGTACTGGTGGGGAAC GTGTAGAGTAACCAAAAAGGCTCCCTATGCAGTCttcaaaaaaaaactcccttaCGCCGATGTTACAAGCAAATATGGGGACAACACTGACAGCAAAGAGTCAACAAGTAGCGAGAGGCAGCATGTAAACGAAAGCTTTGTGATCAATCTGCACAGAGAGTCACCCAAaagtgaacgtaggtgtagctcCAGAGACCCACCCAGAGGAGACACTTCCTACCCCAGGAGGAAAAAGGGAAAAGGTTGTAAAAGACACAGGAAACTGTATACAGCAGCACCCTCCCAAATGCCCCCGATGTCAAGGGCACTCACCACTACTCCTTCAATGAAAATGGGTCTTTTAAATGCTTCTAAAAGTAGCACATTGAtgccaaataaaaaaagagctgGAAAAAAGAAGAGCACCAGAAAGGGCCTGTTAGCTTACACCACACAGGGAAGCCAAGTTCAACCACAGGAGACCTCAAAGTCTACATCTACAACACAATCGACACCGACAGCCACCACAACAGTGACTAAAACCACCGAAAGTCGCAAAAAAGGTCCAACACAAAGTCGCTGCTGTGGATTCAGGACGCCTCTGAGAGGTGACACTTTTCAGCCTCGTTGCAAAAGTTGTCTAGAAGAAAAAGCGACACCTCGCGTGACAACTGTTACACCCTCAACAACTACATATGGATTAACAATCAAAGTGACAACAGCTGGGACTCTGAGGCTGAAAAAGACAACAGAAACACCCAAACAAGACACTTTGAAAAGACTCTGGAGTACTACTGCAACGCCAGTCACAACAAAACTGATGTCAGCAGCCTCCATTCATGAGGATGACAAGCCTCAAAAGCAGATGTATTCTCCTCTACTACAGAATAATACAAGCCAGGAGCCCATGGGTGGTACCACAGCCCAAAGCACACATGCAGAGAGAGGCCTGAAGCAAAACATTGTATTGAACAATATGACAG acaATCAACTCCTGTGTGGAAGCCTCAAACATCTGGATGAATGTAAATACAAAATCCATCCTTTGGAGAAGAAGTATGATCTCCAGAACATGGACTCAAAGACTGCTTACCACTGTGATTGCACCAGCCG CTTGGCTGTTCAGATTGAAAGCTTCAAGCGACCCAGTATACTCCCCAAGCTCCTGACGGACTTCGTCTCTCAATACTGCTTTAAACTGCCAAAGGAGAAGAAATGCCGCCGCAGAAAAAG ctGTTCTGGAGGCTTCACTAAAGCCTCTGACCTACTTCAAGCACTTAAGATGATAGAGGAAAAAGACACTGCTGGGGTGCGAAATTCAGGCAATGACAGAAGAAGAGGGATCCCTACTCGTCTTTATAAGCGATGCCTAAGGCTAGAAAAGAGAAGCTGA